The DNA segment GATTAACTCACTTACTATGGGTGGTGTAGGTCGCAAAACCTCAATCTCTCACATTATGGTTACCGAAGCTTATGACGACTCTTACGAGTGGTTTGGCGGTACTGTAAACGCTAAATACCTTATTGCTAACCGCGGTTGGGATGATGATTTTGATACAGATTTCGGTTATACTGGTAAAGTACAGTTTGGTGTTGTTGTTCGCGACCCGGCTATCGCCGACCCAGGTTCAGGTTCTTCATCATTTTTCGAATCAGATAACGACGGTACAGGTTCAACCAACACTCCTCAAACAGCTCCTGTATTCTCAAACATTACTGTTATCGGGCCATTGCAAACGTCTTCAACCAGCATCAACACAAACTTCGTTCGTGCTGCGCAATTGCGTCGTAACACAGCCCTATCACTATTCAACTCAGTAGTTACCGGTTACCCTCGCGGTATTATGGTTGACGGTGCTGCAGCTGTTGCCAACGCAACCGCAGGTACTCTAGATGTTCGTAACACATTGTTTGCAGGTATCCCAACCAACCAAAAATTCTACACCAACCAAGGCTCTTTTGATGCTTACGCTTGGGGTAACGCTACAGGAAAAGGTAACGACAGCGTAACTAACAGTTCTGATATTAACGTTGTTAACCAAACTACTTTCAACGCTCTTGATTTGAGGCCAAACACAGGTTCTCCTGCTTTAACAGGTGCTGCTTTTGCTGATGCTAAACTACAAGGCGGTTTCTTCTCAACTACTACTTACCGTGGTGCGTTTTCACAAAACGATACTTGGGCTGATTGCTGGTGTAAGTGGGATGCTCAAGGCGAAAACTACACCAACGGTGTTAACTATACTGCTACTTCTGATTTTACAGTAAACGTAAACGGTGCCACAGTATCAGTAACTAACAACTCAACCAACGCTACTTCATACTCTTGGAACTTTGGTGACCCTAACAGCACAAACGACGTGTTTACTGTTCAATCACCAGCTCCTTACACTTATACCTCAAACGGTACTTACAACATCACTTTAGTGGTTCGTAACGGTAACTGTCCTCCAAAAACCATCACTAAATCAATTCAAATCACTTCATTGGTTTCTCAAACTGTAGTTGTTGCCGGAGATATCACCACTAACACTACTTGGACCAGCGACAAAATTTATGAATTGAAAAACATCGTGTTTGTTACAAACAACGCTGAACTTACAATCCAACCCGGTACTATTATCAAAGGTGACTCTGCTACTAAAGGTACTTTGGTTATCACTCGCGGTTCAAAACTATTTGCAATAGGAACTAAAACTCAACCTATCGTTTTCACATCTAACCAACCAGCAGGTAGCCGCAAACGTGGTAGCTGGGGTGGTGTAGTATTGTTGGGTAGGGCTACTATCAACGTTCCCGGCGGTACTGCTATTGTTGAAGGTATTACCGATGTTAAAGGTACTTACGGTGGTAACGACGATGCTGATAACTCAGGTGAATTGAAATACGTTCGTATTGAATATGCAGGTGTTCCTTTGAACCCTAACCAAGAGATTAACTCACTTACTATGGGCGGTGTAGGTAGCGGAACAAAAATCAGCTACGTACAAGTAACCGAAGCTTTTGACGACTCTTACGAGTGGTTTGGCGGTACTGTAGATGGTAAATACCTTATCTGTAACCGTGGATGGGATGATGATTTTGATACTGACTTCGGTTTCCGTGGTAAAATTCAATTTGGTGTAGTATTGCGCGACCCAGCTATCGCTGACCCAGGTTCTGGCTCTTCAGCTTCATTTGAATCTGATAACGATGCTGCCGGTTCAAGCAACACTCCTCAAACATCTCCTGTATTCTCAAACATTACCGTTGTAGGTCCTCGCGCTGTTGCTGGTCAATCAATCAACAGCAACTACGTTCGTGCTTTGCAAATCCGTCGTAACTCAGCTACTTCAGTATTCAACTCAGCATTTGCCGGTTACACTGATGGTTTGTTTATCGATGGTTCAGCTTCATCAACCAACGCTACCAACGGTGCTCTTGCATTCAAAAACAACGTAATGGCCGGTTTCACAAGGAACTTCCGTAGCAACACTGCTTCGTTTGATATTAACACTTGGGTAAAAACTACAGGTTTCAACAACGATACTGTTGTTCTTTCAACCGACTTGCGTTTGAACGATCCTTATACATTTGCTAACCCTGATTTGAAACCTAACGCTACTTCACCATTGCTAACCGGCGCCAACTTTACTGATGCTAAATTGCAAAATGCGTTCTTTACTACTACAACTTACCGTGGTGCATTTGCACAAAACGATACTTGGACTGATTGCTGGACTAAGTGGGATCCACAAAGTGAAACTTACAACTCAGCTATCAACTACGTAAAAGCTACTGCACAAGGTAACGGTCAAGTACAATTTGGTGGTTACACTTACAAATTCACCAACAGCTCACTAAACGCTGATAAGTATTTCTGGGATTTTGGTAACGGTGATACCGATACTGCTAAAAACCCAACCTATACGTTCCCTTCAGACGGTCCTAAAGCAGTTAAGCTTATTGCCTTCTCTGGTTGCGGAAACGACAGCACAACCATCAACATCACTGTTGTGAACGTTCCTGAAGTTGCCCGTAAAGTAGAAGCGTTGGTATATCCAAACCCTGCTCAAAACATTCTTAATGTTGAGTTTAACATGCCGGTTATGGAAAATGTTAAAATCATCGTTACAGATATCACAGGTAAAACAGTTGTAAATGCTTACGAAGTTGAAAACGCCTTCGGTCGTCAAAACCTAAGCCTAAATACATCTGAATTTAACAACGGTGTGTACTTCATCAACATTAGCACTCCTACTGCTATGGGTACTCACAAGTTTGTTATCATCAAGTAATAATAAACCACTTTTTAAAAGTTGATAAGGCCCGCACTATGTGCGGGCTTTTTTGTTTTTCGGGCTGCAGCAAAAACTTCATGTTTTTTTGAACGCACCCAATACTTATGTGTATAATGCAAAAGCAACGCTAGGGCACAGTTTGCCCATCTTGGGTTGTTAAGGGCGGGTTTAGCAAACGTTAAGCTATGTGTTTTTAGGTCAATGTAATTGCATACCTATTGGCAGGCTTAAAATCTTTGCTATTTTTGCCGTTTGGAGATAATTTATGGCTAAGATACACGACAGGGAAAGGCCTAGTTTTGAGCCTTCTAATAACGTAACAGTGCAACGCTGCT comes from the Bacteroidota bacterium genome and includes:
- a CDS encoding T9SS type A sorting domain-containing protein, encoding MKKLFFTLLAVFAASFMFGQIVVNADITTNTTWTANNRYELKNIVFVTNGATLTIEPGTVIMGDSASKGTLVITPGSKIYAVGSVEKPIVFTSNQPAGSRTRGSWGGLVLLGNAKINVPGGTAKVEGIIDAKGTYGGNDDDDSSGVLKYIRIEFAGVPLNPNQEINSLTMGGVGRKTSISHIMVTEAYDDSYEWFGGTVNAKYLIANRGWDDDFDTDFGYTGKVQFGVVVRDPAIADPGSGSSSFFESDNDGTGSTNTPQTAPVFSNITVIGPLQTSSTSINTNFVRAAQLRRNTALSLFNSVVTGYPRGIMVDGAAAVANATAGTLDVRNTLFAGIPTNQKFYTNQGSFDAYAWGNATGKGNDSVTNSSDINVVNQTTFNALDLRPNTGSPALTGAAFADAKLQGGFFSTTTYRGAFSQNDTWADCWCKWDAQGENYTNGVNYTATSDFTVNVNGATVSVTNNSTNATSYSWNFGDPNSTNDVFTVQSPAPYTYTSNGTYNITLVVRNGNCPPKTITKSIQITSLVSQTVVVAGDITTNTTWTSDKIYELKNIVFVTNNAELTIQPGTIIKGDSATKGTLVITRGSKLFAIGTKTQPIVFTSNQPAGSRKRGSWGGVVLLGRATINVPGGTAIVEGITDVKGTYGGNDDADNSGELKYVRIEYAGVPLNPNQEINSLTMGGVGSGTKISYVQVTEAFDDSYEWFGGTVDGKYLICNRGWDDDFDTDFGFRGKIQFGVVLRDPAIADPGSGSSASFESDNDAAGSSNTPQTSPVFSNITVVGPRAVAGQSINSNYVRALQIRRNSATSVFNSAFAGYTDGLFIDGSASSTNATNGALAFKNNVMAGFTRNFRSNTASFDINTWVKTTGFNNDTVVLSTDLRLNDPYTFANPDLKPNATSPLLTGANFTDAKLQNAFFTTTTYRGAFAQNDTWTDCWTKWDPQSETYNSAINYVKATAQGNGQVQFGGYTYKFTNSSLNADKYFWDFGNGDTDTAKNPTYTFPSDGPKAVKLIAFSGCGNDSTTINITVVNVPEVARKVEALVYPNPAQNILNVEFNMPVMENVKIIVTDITGKTVVNAYEVENAFGRQNLSLNTSEFNNGVYFINISTPTAMGTHKFVIIK